GGCTGGCACGTGGAACCCCATCATGTTAAGGGTCAGCAGTAGCCACGAGAGCGCGTTAGCAGCGCCAGCCTCCTCGCCAGCAGCTATAACGCCAGCCACCTTACCGTCAAACAAGCTCCGCCCCACATGGTATATCATGTTCTCGAGAGCAGTAAGCCGGTCTATGAACGTCTTCAGCTTCCCCGACGCCATAAACCAGTACACCGGGGTAGCAAACACGACAGCATCAGCCCACAGCACCGCCTCGGCGAGCTCCCGGAACCTATCACCCCGCTCGTGAAGCGGACAAGTCTTCGGGAAATAGCACTCGTAGAGATTATCAGAATAACACGCCATACAAGGCTCCAAGTGGTAGTCATAGAGGTGGATCAGCCGAGTCTCGGCCCCCTGGTCTTCTGCCCCACGTAATGCTAGCCATAGCATCTTGAAAGTGTTCCCGTAGCTCCGAGGAGACCCGTTAACCCCAAGGACCTTTACGCTGCCCATAGTGCTCCCCCGCGGCGGCTGTGAGGCCTAGAGGCTTAATTCAACGCACTTCGCAGCCACTATCAGTGCGGGTAAACGTCAGGGCATTAGGAGAGGCGGGCCGGCTAAGCTAGGGTTCAAAACCTGAATGTTGGGCGGCTTTGGTGAACGCTCTTGGGCGGTCATGGGAGAGGCAGGGCAGCATACATAGTACTTGAAGGAATAGATGGCGCCGGTACTACCACGCACAGCAAGCTCTTGGCAGAGAAACTGGAGAAACTTGGA
The window above is part of the Pyrodictium abyssi genome. Proteins encoded here:
- a CDS encoding flavodoxin family protein; this translates as MGSVKVLGVNGSPRSYGNTFKMLWLALRGAEDQGAETRLIHLYDYHLEPCMACYSDNLYECYFPKTCPLHERGDRFRELAEAVLWADAVVFATPVYWFMASGKLKTFIDRLTALENMIYHVGRSLFDGKVAGVIAAGEEAGAANALSWLLLTLNMMGFHVPAWGSAYYHGRSDVLENEQATLDAYNVGVAAVRLVRALRGEPAGSEPWYRLDAKERVAELVKELRRVVEEERERARSRRPWLM